Proteins co-encoded in one Diaminobutyricimonas sp. LJ205 genomic window:
- a CDS encoding MarR family winged helix-turn-helix transcriptional regulator has translation MSDHSAIAVDAWEALFRAQVVVLRELNSEFPADLSLNEYDVLYNLSRQPDRRTRIRDLNRVLLLTQPSVSRLIDRLVSRGLVTKASDPGDGRGIIVALTDDGYDLFHRVALGHAASINRRVGGALTDDELLQLTALCTKLRIAGEG, from the coding sequence GTGAGTGACCACTCCGCGATCGCCGTTGATGCCTGGGAAGCGCTGTTCCGCGCCCAGGTGGTTGTGCTGCGCGAGTTGAACAGCGAGTTTCCCGCCGATCTCTCCCTCAACGAGTACGACGTGCTCTACAACCTCTCGCGCCAGCCTGACCGCAGGACGCGCATCCGCGATCTCAACCGGGTGTTGCTGCTCACGCAGCCAAGCGTCAGCCGGCTGATCGACCGTCTCGTCAGCCGTGGGCTGGTCACCAAGGCCTCCGACCCGGGCGACGGCCGCGGCATCATCGTGGCGCTCACCGACGACGGCTATGACCTGTTCCACCGAGTGGCGCTCGGCCACGCCGCCTCCATCAACAGACGCGTCGGTGGCGCGCTGACCGACGACGAGCTGCTCCAGCTCACCGCGCTCTGCACCAAGCTGCGCATCGCCGGCGAGGGCTGA